In the Cryptosporangium minutisporangium genome, one interval contains:
- a CDS encoding helical backbone metal receptor — MATCVDDLGATLIVADEVRRVVSLVPSLTETVAASRRELLVGVTDWCSHPPDLDLPRIRGTKNPDVEAVVALRPDVVLANQEENRAPDLDALRTAGVPVYVTDIRTVPDAIESLGRVLALLGLPRPTWLEQAADEWGAPLPSGGAAPAVVVPIWRRPWMALGSDTFTGDLVERLGYRNVLGDSPERYPRFDPAALPPVDLVLLPDEPYAFTPDDGPEAFPGTPFACVDGRSLTWYGPSLAGARTRLRTAIEAQRTRAKSLE; from the coding sequence ATGGCGACATGCGTGGACGACCTGGGCGCGACGCTCATCGTGGCGGACGAGGTACGCCGGGTGGTCAGCCTGGTGCCCTCGCTCACCGAGACCGTCGCGGCGAGCCGCCGGGAGCTGCTGGTCGGCGTCACCGACTGGTGCTCGCACCCCCCCGACCTCGACCTGCCGCGGATCCGGGGAACGAAGAACCCGGACGTCGAGGCGGTCGTCGCGCTGCGGCCCGACGTGGTGCTGGCCAACCAGGAGGAGAACCGCGCCCCGGACCTGGATGCGCTGCGTACCGCCGGCGTCCCGGTATACGTCACCGACATCCGGACGGTTCCGGACGCGATCGAATCGCTGGGGCGGGTGCTGGCGCTCCTCGGGCTTCCCCGTCCGACGTGGCTCGAACAGGCAGCGGACGAGTGGGGAGCGCCGCTCCCGTCCGGTGGTGCCGCACCAGCGGTGGTCGTTCCGATCTGGCGGCGGCCGTGGATGGCGCTGGGCTCCGACACGTTCACCGGTGACCTGGTCGAGCGGCTCGGCTACCGCAACGTGCTCGGCGACAGCCCCGAGCGCTACCCACGGTTCGACCCGGCGGCGCTGCCCCCGGTCGACCTGGTACTGCTGCCCGACGAGCCGTACGCGTTCACCCCGGACGACGGGCCCGAGGCGTTCCCCGGGACGCCGTTCGCGTGCGTCGACGGCCGCTCACTGACCTGGTACGGCCCCAGCCTCGCGGGCGCCCGCACCCGCCTGCGCACGGCGATCGAGGCTCAGCGCACCCGCGCGAAGTCGTTGGAGTAG
- a CDS encoding MarR family transcriptional regulator, translating into MAAPSSLPFDPVEEAARKWSARWEDADAMAVATSIMRVQQLLLGRIEAALRPLQLTFARYEALVLLCFSRNGSLPMSKMGQRLMVHPTSITNIVDRLQTQQFIRREPHPTDRRTTLVAITDAGREVTERATAALVEVRFALEALDPEQMKTLYDLLRDVRLHAGDFPADEHSATWPNAFLPPT; encoded by the coding sequence ATGGCCGCGCCGAGCTCTCTGCCGTTCGACCCGGTCGAGGAGGCCGCCCGCAAGTGGAGCGCCCGCTGGGAAGACGCGGACGCGATGGCGGTCGCCACCTCGATCATGCGGGTGCAGCAGTTGCTGCTCGGACGGATCGAGGCGGCGCTGCGTCCGCTGCAGCTGACGTTCGCGCGCTACGAAGCGCTGGTGCTGCTGTGCTTCAGCCGGAACGGCAGCCTCCCGATGAGCAAAATGGGCCAGCGCCTGATGGTGCACCCGACGAGCATCACGAACATCGTCGACCGCCTGCAGACGCAGCAGTTCATCCGGCGCGAGCCTCACCCGACCGACCGGCGGACGACGCTGGTGGCGATCACCGACGCCGGCCGGGAGGTCACCGAGCGGGCCACCGCGGCGCTGGTCGAGGTGCGGTTCGCGCTCGAGGCGCTGGACCCGGAGCAGATGAAGACGCTCTACGACCTGCTCCGCGACGTCCGGCTGCACGCCGGCGACTTCCCGGCGGACGAGCACTCCGCCACCTGGCCCAACGCGTTCCTCCCCCCCACCTGA
- a CDS encoding 2-dehydropantoate 2-reductase, translating into MVRDRIAVLGAGLVGLYVGGALHAAGAEVSLIGRARMRSYAEGPLALTDLDGGRVEIPAGALDYALDATALADAGLVLVTVKSADTAAAADVIAANAPQRPVVLSLQNGVGNVDVLQTRLPGYEVVPGMVPFNVASPEPGRLHRATEGGLMAARTSALDPWLPAFAAAGLPVTLQADFVPVQWGKLLLNLNNAVNALAGVPLRAELSRRPYRRALALLIAEALRVLRAAGIQPARVTKVPPHALPTLLRVPDAVFARLAGAMLRIDPEARSSMWEDLAAGRRTEVDHLNGAVVRLAHQAGVPAPINQAVVDLVHAAEGGPLPSFTGEELYARLARADG; encoded by the coding sequence GTGGTGCGGGATCGGATCGCGGTGCTGGGCGCGGGCCTCGTCGGTCTCTACGTCGGCGGTGCGCTGCACGCCGCCGGTGCCGAGGTGAGCCTGATCGGGCGCGCCCGGATGCGCTCGTACGCCGAGGGCCCGTTGGCCCTCACCGACCTCGACGGCGGCCGCGTCGAGATCCCGGCCGGCGCGCTCGACTACGCGCTGGACGCGACCGCGCTGGCCGACGCCGGGCTGGTGCTGGTCACCGTGAAGAGCGCGGATACCGCGGCGGCCGCCGACGTCATCGCGGCGAATGCTCCGCAGCGGCCGGTCGTGCTGAGCCTCCAGAACGGCGTCGGCAACGTGGACGTGCTCCAGACCCGCCTCCCCGGGTACGAGGTGGTGCCCGGCATGGTGCCGTTCAACGTCGCGAGCCCGGAGCCGGGCCGGCTGCACCGCGCCACCGAGGGCGGGCTGATGGCGGCGCGGACCTCGGCGCTCGATCCGTGGCTGCCCGCGTTCGCGGCGGCGGGACTCCCGGTCACGCTGCAGGCCGACTTCGTACCGGTGCAGTGGGGAAAGCTGCTGCTCAACCTCAACAACGCGGTGAACGCGCTGGCCGGGGTGCCGCTGCGCGCGGAGCTGTCCCGGCGCCCCTACCGGCGGGCTCTCGCGTTGCTGATCGCCGAGGCGCTGCGGGTGCTGCGCGCGGCCGGGATCCAGCCGGCGCGGGTCACGAAGGTGCCGCCGCACGCGCTACCGACGCTGCTCCGGGTGCCGGACGCGGTGTTCGCCCGGCTCGCCGGTGCGATGCTGCGGATCGACCCGGAAGCGCGGTCGTCGATGTGGGAGGACCTGGCGGCGGGCCGTCGCACCGAGGTCGACCACCTCAACGGGGCGGTGGTGCGGCTGGCGCATCAGGCGGGCGTGCCCGCGCCGATCAACCAAGCCGTCGTCGACCTGGTCCACGCCGCGGAGGGTGGCCCGCTCCCGTCGTTCACCGGTGAGGAGCTCTACGCCCGCCTCGCGCGCGCCGACGGCTGA